The sequence TCCGGGTCGGCCAGTACGGCGAAGCGGCCGAGGTCGAAGACGTCCATCGGCCCCGTCAACCGGCGCCCGCCCGCCTCGGTGACCGCCGCGGCCTGCGCGTCGGCGTCCCGCGTCGCGAACGACACGGTCCAGGCGGTCGGCTGCCCGGGGACGTGGAGCGGAGTCAGCGCGGCGACCGGGGCGGCCCCGAGGTACAGCATGGTGTAGCCGCCCGCCTCGTCGCGCGGGTCGGTCTCGGCGCGCCAGCCGAAGACCTGGCGGTAGTACACCTTGGCGGCGTCCACGTCCGACGTGCCCAGCTCCACCCAGCAGGGCGCGCCGGGTGTGGGCTCAGTGATCTTCACGGTGCGTTCCGTTCCCTCCGCGCCCGGCCGTGGCCGGACGGTGCCGCGCTCGCGTCCGCGCACTGCCGGCCGGCATTCGTACGCTGCCGATCGTCCGACGGGCGCGACGGGGCCGCAACCGGAGAGCCGGCAGGTCACCGCCGGCGGGCGCGCGGATGGCGCAGCGGGGCGTCGGGGGTGAGGGCTTCGGCCAGGCCGCGGGCGGCGTGTTCGGCGGCCTCGGCGGCGCGGGGCAGCAGGGCCGTTTCGTAGGCGCGCACCGCTTCGTCCGGGTCACGGTGCCCGGTGAGGGCCCGGGCGAGTTCGGCGCCGTCGAGCATGGCGAGGCCGGCGCCCGGGGGGGCGAACGGCGGCATCAGATGTGCGGCGTCGCCGAGCAGGGTCAGGCCGGGGGTGTGCGTCCAGGTGTGCGGCACCGGCAGGGCGAACAGCGGGCGGTGGGCGAACCCGCCGTCGTTGTCCCGCAGCAGCGCCAGCAGCCGTTCGTCCCAGCCCGCGAACCGGTCGAGGAGTACGGCACGGACGGCCTCGGTGTCCGTCATCCGCACCCCGGCCTCCAGCGCCCAGTCCTGGGAGCCGCGGAAGGCGGCATAGAGGCGGATGCGGCCGCGGCTGTCGCGCCGGGCGATCAGCGCCTTGCCGGCGGACTCCGCCCGCATGCTGCCGGCCCCGACCAGACGGGCGGCCTCGGGGTGCCGGGTGCCGGCGTCCTCGAATCCGGACTCGACGAAAGTGACCCCGGTGTAGTGAGGGGTGGCGTCGGAGAGCATCGGCCGGACCCTGGACCAGCTGCCGTCGGCACCGATGACCAGGTCGAAGGTCTCGCTGTGGCCGTCGTCGAACTCGGCCCGGTGGCGGCCGTCGCCGAGCGGATGAAGGGTGCGCAGGTAGCTGCCCCAGCGCACGGTTCCGGGCGTGAGGGAGTCCAGCAGCAGCCGGCGCAGCTCGCCCCGGTCGATCTCGGAGTGGCCGGCCGCGCCGGGGGTGGGGGTGGGGGCGTCCGGGAAGAGCGCCGTCGCGGTGTGGTCGAGCAGCCGCACCTCCTGTCCGGCGGGGCGGGCGAGAGCGGCGAACTCCTCGTACAGGCCGGCGGCCCGCAGCGCCGCCTGACCGGTCGTCATGTCCAGCTCCAGCGTGCCGCCTTGCGGGCGGGCACCGGCGGAGGCGTCGTGCTCGAAGACGGTGACCGGTACGCCGTTGCGCTGCAGAACGCGGGCACAGGTCAGCCCGCCGGGGCCGGCGCCGATGATCGCGATACGGGGAGGGGTGGGGATCATGGCGCTCCTCAGACGGGCAGAACGGCGGGGCCTCTCCCTCAGAAAAGCACATTGGCCGAAAAGGTCCATCGATGCGCTTTCCGTACAACTCGCCCCTTGTGCGGGAGGGGCGCGAGCGAGGAACCGCGGCGATTCGCCGGAGTGAGCGGGGGCGTGGGTGGGTAGATCACCCCAGGTCGGGGCCCTGCCGGGGGCCAGCGGCGGAGACCCGCCGGGCAAAAAGGACAGTTGATTGTTTAACGCCGCCTCAGTTGCAAGTTTAGGTATGCCTAACCTAATGTAACGACGCGTGCCGACGTTCAAACCACCTGCCACCGCACCCCCTGTGCCCGATGCGCGTCCCGCCGCGAAGCTCCTGCGGCGCGTCCCGCTGTTCGTGGCCGGGCTCTGTGCCCTGGCGGCCTGTGCCGCCCTGAGCCTTGCCCTCGGTGCCCGCTCCGTACCGCTGTCCACCGTGTGGGACGCGCTGTCCGGCGCCGTCCACGGACGGGATGCCCTCGTGGTGACCGGACTTCGGCTGCCGCGGACCGTGGTGGCCCTCGCGGTCGGCGCGGCGCTCGGCGTCGCCGGTGCGGTCGTCCAGGGCGTCACCCGCAACCCGCTCGCGTCGCCGACGACGCTCGGCATCAACGCGGGAGCGGGCTTCGCGGTGGTCACCGCGATCTACGCACTGCACCTGACCCGCCCCGCCCAGTACGTCTGGTTCGCATTCGCCGGCGCCGCGGCCGCCGCACTGTTCGCCCAGGCGCTGGCCCGGCGCGCCGGTGATCTCGACCCGGCGCGGCTCGCGCTGGGCGGCACCGTCCTCCAACTCGTCCTGATCTCCTGGACCTCGACGGTCATGCTGGCCAGCAAGCGGTCGCTGGACGAGGCCCGGTTCTGGATGGCCGGTTCGCTGGCCGAGCGCCCGCTGTCGGTGCTCTACCCGGTGCTGCCGACCCTGGTGCTCGGCCTGCTCCTCGCGCTGGCCCTGGCCCCCGCCCTCAACGCGCTGGCGCTGGGCGACGACGCGGCGCAGGCGCTGGGCGTACGGGTGACCCGGATCCGGGTGGGCGGCGGCCTGGCCGTCGTCCTGCTCGCCGCGTCGGCGGTGGCGGTGGCCGGTCCGCTCGCCTTCATCGGGCTGGCGGCACCGCACCTGGTCCGCCAGTTGCTGCGCACCTCCGACCACCGGATCGTGGTGCCGGGCTGTCTGATCGCCGGTCCCCTGCTGCTGCTCGCCGCCGACATCCTCGGACGGATCGTCATCCGGCCGTCCGAGCTGCAGGTCGGCATCATCAGCGCGTTCCTCGGCGCGCCGCTGCTGGCGCTGCTGGCCCGGAAGGTGGCCCGATGACCGACCTCGCACGGGACGAGAAGCCGCTCGGCTCGCCGTCCTCCTCCCCCTCCCCCGCTCCCCGGCGCGGGCGCACGGTCCGCCGGAGCCTGCTGCTCGCCCTCGCCGGCCTCGTGGTGCTCGGCGCGCTGGTGACGGTGTCGGTGGCCAACGGCGATATGCCGCTGCCGCCCGCCGATGCGGTCCAGGGCCTGTTCGGGATCGGCGATTCCGCCACGGTGCTGGTGGTCCAGGAGTTCCGGGCCCCGCGGATGGTCGCGGCGATCGTCGCGGGCGCGGGCCTGGCGGTGGCCGGTGCCCTGCTGCAGCGGCTGTTCCGCAATCCGCTGGCCTCCCCCGATGTGATGGGGGTGACCGGCGGTGCCTCGTTCGGCGCGGTGGCGATGCTGGCTGCCGGTGCCTCACAGGCGCTGATGCCGCTGGCCGCCCTCGGCGGCGGGCTGCTGGCGGCGGTCCTGCTGGGGGTGTTCGGCTGGCGCGCCGGGGTCAGCGTGACCCGGCTGGTGCTGGTCGGTCTCGCCGTACAGGCGGGCCTGTCCGCGGCGGTGAGCTTCATGGTGGTCCGCTTCCCCACCGAGCTGGCCGGTTCGGCCCTCCAGTGGACGACGGGGTCGGTGTACGGGCGGACCTGGATCGAGGTGTGGTCCGCGGGCGGGGCGATGGCCGTGGCGCTGCTCGCCGCCTTCGCACTGCAGCGCCGGCTCGCGGTCCTCGACCTGGGCGACGACTCGGCGGGCGCGCTCGGTCTGCGTACCCACACCGCCCGCCTGCAGATCCTGGTCGTCGCCATCGTGCTGGCCTCGCTGGCCGCCGCGCTCACCGGCCCGGTCGCCTTTGTCGCGCTCGCCGTCCCGCACATGGTGCGGTTCCTCGCCGGGCCGCCGACCGCCGGGACGCTGGCGCTGTCCGGCCTGGCCGGTGCGGTGCTGCTGCTCGCCTCCGACCTCGTGGCGCAGTACCTGCTGCCGGTCGGCGGGCTGCCGGTCGGCGTGGTCACCGCCACGCTGGGCGCGCCGTGGCTGCTGGTGTTGATGATCCGTCAGAGCAGTTCCGTCAACAGGAGTGTCCGATGACCGCCAACCAGCTCTCCACCCAGGGACTCGATCTGCGCTACGGCGACCGGCTGATCGTCGGCGGCCTCGATCTGGTGCTGCCCGGCGGCGCCGTCACCGCCGTCGTCGGCCCCAACGCCTGCGGCAAGTCGACCCTGTTGCGCGGTCTGACCCGGCTGCTGACGCCGGCCGCCGGTACCGTCGCGCTGGACGGCGCCGACATCCACCGGATGCCGGCGAAGGCGCTGGCCCTGCGGATGGGGCTGCTCCCCCAGCAGCCGGTCACCCCCGACGCGATCACCGTCGAGGCGCTGGTCCGGCTGGGCCGCTACCCGCACCAGCGGCTGCTGAGCCCCTGGTCGACGGCGGATCAGCAGGCGGTGGAGGAGGCGCTGCGGCGCACCGGCACCCTGGAGTTGCGCGACCAGCCCGTCGACCGGCTCTCCGGCGGCCAGCGGCAGCGCGCCTGGATCGCGCTCGCGCTGGCCCAGGACACCGAGCTGCTGCTGCTCGACGAGCCGACCACCTTCCTCGATCTGCGGCACCAGCTCGATGTCCTCGATCTGGTCGCCGCGTTGCACTCCGAGGCGGGCCGCACCGTGGTGATGGTGCTGCACGACCTCGGCCAGGCGGCCCGGTACGCGGATCACCTCGTGGTCCTCAAGGACGGGCAGCTGGCGGCGGCCGGCGCACCGGCGGACGTCCTCGACGCGGAGCTGGTCAAGTCCGTGTTCGACGTGGACTGCCGGGTGATCCCCGACCCCGAGACCGGCACCCCGCTGGTCGTCCCCAAGGGCAGCGCGAAACGGCACACCACCGTCTCCGCCTGACCCGGCCTCTCCCCCACGGCTTCCCCCCACGGCCTCTCCCGCTTTCCGCTCCCCCTCAGGAAGTTGAACCCTCATGCTGAACAGATCCGCTCTCCGCGGCGCCGGCCGGCTGC is a genomic window of Streptomyces sp. Edi2 containing:
- a CDS encoding ABC transporter ATP-binding protein, whose protein sequence is MTANQLSTQGLDLRYGDRLIVGGLDLVLPGGAVTAVVGPNACGKSTLLRGLTRLLTPAAGTVALDGADIHRMPAKALALRMGLLPQQPVTPDAITVEALVRLGRYPHQRLLSPWSTADQQAVEEALRRTGTLELRDQPVDRLSGGQRQRAWIALALAQDTELLLLDEPTTFLDLRHQLDVLDLVAALHSEAGRTVVMVLHDLGQAARYADHLVVLKDGQLAAAGAPADVLDAELVKSVFDVDCRVIPDPETGTPLVVPKGSAKRHTTVSA
- a CDS encoding NAD(P)/FAD-dependent oxidoreductase; translated protein: MIPTPPRIAIIGAGPGGLTCARVLQRNGVPVTVFEHDASAGARPQGGTLELDMTTGQAALRAAGLYEEFAALARPAGQEVRLLDHTATALFPDAPTPTPGAAGHSEIDRGELRRLLLDSLTPGTVRWGSYLRTLHPLGDGRHRAEFDDGHSETFDLVIGADGSWSRVRPMLSDATPHYTGVTFVESGFEDAGTRHPEAARLVGAGSMRAESAGKALIARRDSRGRIRLYAAFRGSQDWALEAGVRMTDTEAVRAVLLDRFAGWDERLLALLRDNDGGFAHRPLFALPVPHTWTHTPGLTLLGDAAHLMPPFAPPGAGLAMLDGAELARALTGHRDPDEAVRAYETALLPRAAEAAEHAARGLAEALTPDAPLRHPRARRR
- a CDS encoding iron ABC transporter permease, with protein sequence MTDLARDEKPLGSPSSSPSPAPRRGRTVRRSLLLALAGLVVLGALVTVSVANGDMPLPPADAVQGLFGIGDSATVLVVQEFRAPRMVAAIVAGAGLAVAGALLQRLFRNPLASPDVMGVTGGASFGAVAMLAAGASQALMPLAALGGGLLAAVLLGVFGWRAGVSVTRLVLVGLAVQAGLSAAVSFMVVRFPTELAGSALQWTTGSVYGRTWIEVWSAGGAMAVALLAAFALQRRLAVLDLGDDSAGALGLRTHTARLQILVVAIVLASLAAALTGPVAFVALAVPHMVRFLAGPPTAGTLALSGLAGAVLLLASDLVAQYLLPVGGLPVGVVTATLGAPWLLVLMIRQSSSVNRSVR
- a CDS encoding iron ABC transporter permease → MPDARPAAKLLRRVPLFVAGLCALAACAALSLALGARSVPLSTVWDALSGAVHGRDALVVTGLRLPRTVVALAVGAALGVAGAVVQGVTRNPLASPTTLGINAGAGFAVVTAIYALHLTRPAQYVWFAFAGAAAAALFAQALARRAGDLDPARLALGGTVLQLVLISWTSTVMLASKRSLDEARFWMAGSLAERPLSVLYPVLPTLVLGLLLALALAPALNALALGDDAAQALGVRVTRIRVGGGLAVVLLAASAVAVAGPLAFIGLAAPHLVRQLLRTSDHRIVVPGCLIAGPLLLLAADILGRIVIRPSELQVGIISAFLGAPLLALLARKVAR